The genomic interval GCGTGAGCCCGAACCAGTCGTCGAGCAGCCGGCCGAGGGGACTCGTGCGCCCGAACAGGAACAGCAGCGCGACACCGCCGACCATCGGGGGCAGCACCAGCGGCACGGCCACCAATGCCCGCAGCAGCGCGGAGACCCGCGGGCCCGAACGGGCCATCAGCAGCGCCAGCGGCAGTCCGAGAACCAGGCATAGCGCCGTCGCGGCGAGCCCGCTCAGCAGTGACAGGCGCAGTGCATCGAGAGCGGCCGGAGAGGTGATGTCGGCCCACAGCGTCGACCATGATGCCCGGCCGACGAGGGCGATCAGCGGCAGGATCAGCAGCGCGACGCCGAGCACCGCTGGCGCGATCAGTGTGAAGGGCGTGCCGGTGCCGGTGTCGCGTCCGCCGGAGTGGGATCGGATGCCGGCGCCGGCGCCCCCCGGTGCCTGCGCCGGCATCCGATCCCCCTCGGCCACCCCCAGTGGACTCACGGGGCCCCGAAACCGAGTTCGCTCAGGATCTGCTGCCCCTTCTCGCCCCGGACGAATTCGGCGAACGCGACGCCGGCTTCGCCCGCGCCATCCAGCGCGACGACGGGGTAGCGGTTCACGACGTCCGCAGCGCCGTCAGGGACGACGCTGTGCACGGCGTCTTCGCCGATGACATCCGTGGCGTACACGAGTCCGGCATCCGCCTCGCCGGCGGCGAGCTTCTGCAGCACCGCCGTGACGTTCTGCTCGAGGCTCGCAGGGGTGACGTGCACGCCCGCGTTGTCCAACAGCGTCGCGGATGCCTTGCCGCACGGCACCTCGGGAGCGCACAGCACCGTGACGACATTCGCCAGGTCTGCGAGCGCGGTGACATCGCCCGGGTTGTCGGCGGGGAAGGCGAGGACGAGCGTGTTGGTCGCGAAGACCTGAGGGTCGGATGCCAGGCCGGACTCGACCAGCACCTGCATGTTCCGTTCGTCGGCGGTCGCCAGCACGTCGGCCTGCGCACCCTCCTGCAGCTGCGTGACCAGGGTGCTCGACCCGTCGTAGACGATTGGGTTCACCGTGACCTTCGGATGCTGCTGCTCGAACGCCTCGGCGATCTCATCGAACGCGGTGCGCAGCGACGCGGCGGCGAAGACCGTCACCTCGCCGGTGAGCTGATCGCCCGACGCGGTCGGCGCGGGGTCGCCCGGTTCGGCGGTGTCGGATGCCGACGCGCAGCCGGCCAGCAGCATCAGCGTCGCGAGCACCGCGATCGACGTGCGAATCCTCATGCGTGCTCCTTAGGCGTCTCGACGATGACGTTCGTGGCCTTGATGACGGCCGAGGCCAGCGAGCCGGGCTTCAGGTCGAGCTGCCTCGCGGCCTCGGCCGACAGCAGCGAGACCACGCGGTGGGGTCCTGACTGGATGTCGACCTGCGCCATCACGCCGTCGATCTGCACGCGGGTGACGAGTCCCGTGAACCGGTTGCGCGCGCTGGAGAGCAGGTCGGGGTCGGCCTGGGGCGCCTCTGCCAGACGCACGGCATGCTCGGCAAGAGCGTCGCCCGGAACGCGGGTGGGGGAGTCGCCGGTGACGGACAGTGTGCCCTGATCGATCCAGCGTCGGACGGTGTCGTCGCTGACACCCAGCAGGCGGGCGGCCTCAGCGATGCGGTACGAGGTCATGGTCTCGAGCATAGGGACGTATCAGGCGCAGATCCAGGCGATCGGCCGGGATTATTCCGCAGATGCGGAAAACTTGGCATGCGACGTTGGGGGCTGGATATCCCCGGCATCCGCGGCTGGCGCCGAGCGCGCGCTGTCCGTAGCCTCTGAGTATGGCCCTGCCACCCCTCGTCGACCCCGTCGATGCCCTCAGCGTCGCCGAGCGCGCCCGCACAGCGCGACACCAGGTGCTCGCCGGTCTCGGCGAGCTCGGCCAGCGCCGCCTGAGGGCAGCGCACGTCGCGGTCGTCGGTGCCGGAGGACTGGGTGCTCCGGTCGTGCTCGCGCTCGCCGCAGCGGGCATCGGCACGCTCACGATCATCGACGACGACGTGGTCGAGCGCTCGAACCTGCAGCGCCAGGTGATGCACCGTCACGCCGATGTCGGTGTCGCCAAGGTCGACAGTGCGGTGCGAGTGGCATCCGATCTCTCACCCGAGACGACCGTCCGGCCGCTGCGCGTGCGCCTCACTGCTGACAACGCCGACGAGCTGCTCGCCGGCGCCGATCTCGTCATCGACGGGACCGACACGTTCGACACTCGCCTGCTCGTCGCCGCGGCGACGGAGCACCTCGGCGTGCCCCTGGTGTGGGGTGTGATCCAGGAGTTCGCATCGCAGGTCACGGTGTTCTGGTCGGCTCCGCCGGAGGGATCGGATGCTGTCGTGCTGGCCGACCTGTACCCGGCGGGCAGCGTGGGCGAGCTGCCGACGTGCGCCGCGGTCGGCGTCTTCGGAGCCCTGTGTCTGCAGGCGGGGTCGATCATGTCGATGGAGGCCATCAAGCTCATCACCGGCATCGGCGAGCCACTGCTCGGCCGGGTGCTCGTGATCGACGCGCTGCGCGCGAAGGTCAGCGAGGTGCCGCTGCGCTCGTCGCGGGCAGTCTCGGACGACGGCGGCGCCGCGCCCGTCAGCGCGCCCGTGTCGGCGCGCTCGACCATCCCCGCTGCTGTCGTGGACGTCACGATCGCGGACCTCGCTGCCGAGGCGGATGCCGGTGCGCTGCTGCTGGATGTGCGCGAGGCCGTGGAGGTCGCCGGTGGCATGATCCCTGGTGCCAGGCACGTACCGCTGGGTGAGGTGCTGGCCGATCCTGAAGCCATGGGCGCAGAGCGGATCGTCGTGATCTGTCACGCCGGGGGACGCGCCCGCCGCGCGGCGGAAGCCCTTCGTGCCGTCGGCGCCGATGCTGTCGTGCTGACCGGTGGCATGGTCGCCTGGGACGCGGAGCAGGCATCATGAGCCACGGACCGTCGCGCGGATTGCAGGAGAACGCCCGAATCGCAGGGGCTTTCGGCCGCACAGCTCCGGCA from Microbacterium sp. H1-D42 carries:
- the modA gene encoding molybdate ABC transporter substrate-binding protein; the protein is MRIRTSIAVLATLMLLAGCASASDTAEPGDPAPTASGDQLTGEVTVFAAASLRTAFDEIAEAFEQQHPKVTVNPIVYDGSSTLVTQLQEGAQADVLATADERNMQVLVESGLASDPQVFATNTLVLAFPADNPGDVTALADLANVVTVLCAPEVPCGKASATLLDNAGVHVTPASLEQNVTAVLQKLAAGEADAGLVYATDVIGEDAVHSVVPDGAADVVNRYPVVALDGAGEAGVAFAEFVRGEKGQQILSELGFGAP
- a CDS encoding TOBE domain-containing protein translates to MTSYRIAEAARLLGVSDDTVRRWIDQGTLSVTGDSPTRVPGDALAEHAVRLAEAPQADPDLLSSARNRFTGLVTRVQIDGVMAQVDIQSGPHRVVSLLSAEAARQLDLKPGSLASAVIKATNVIVETPKEHA
- a CDS encoding ABC transporter permease produces the protein MSPLGVAEGDRMPAQAPGGAGAGIRSHSGGRDTGTGTPFTLIAPAVLGVALLILPLIALVGRASWSTLWADITSPAALDALRLSLLSGLAATALCLVLGLPLALLMARSGPRVSALLRALVAVPLVLPPMVGGVALLFLFGRTSPLGRLLDDWFGLTLPFTFPAVVLAQAFVALPFLVLAVEGTIRGIGGRYERTAATLGARPWRVLWRVTLPLAMPGIIVGVILCFARAIGEFGATALFAGNAPGVTQTMPLAIYTAFNGASTGRETAVALSILLLATAVVVLLLVRAWRPGALK
- a CDS encoding ThiF family adenylyltransferase — encoded protein: MALPPLVDPVDALSVAERARTARHQVLAGLGELGQRRLRAAHVAVVGAGGLGAPVVLALAAAGIGTLTIIDDDVVERSNLQRQVMHRHADVGVAKVDSAVRVASDLSPETTVRPLRVRLTADNADELLAGADLVIDGTDTFDTRLLVAAATEHLGVPLVWGVIQEFASQVTVFWSAPPEGSDAVVLADLYPAGSVGELPTCAAVGVFGALCLQAGSIMSMEAIKLITGIGEPLLGRVLVIDALRAKVSEVPLRSSRAVSDDGGAAPVSAPVSARSTIPAAVVDVTIADLAAEADAGALLLDVREAVEVAGGMIPGARHVPLGEVLADPEAMGAERIVVICHAGGRARRAAEALRAVGADAVVLTGGMVAWDAEQAS